The Spiroplasma clarkii genome has a window encoding:
- the gnd gene encoding phosphogluconate dehydrogenase (NAD(+)-dependent, decarboxylating) has product MIGLIGLGKMGLNLIKNMAKQQLDPVGFDIDQKTYPKLTQANIKTASSLVRLIEILPKPRTVMLLLPSGAITQNCFEELLTLLEPGDVIIDAGNSHYQDSIKRYQAAQTKKIDFMDCGTSGGQSGALNGACLMVGGDLKVVQKYEEIFKKLAVTNGYLHTGAAGSGHYCKMIHNGIEYGMMQAIAEGYELLQNSEFDFDLAQVSKMWNHGSVIRSWLIELAQAAFENNNALDNISGVVNMNGEGLWTVEEAMKQGTPAPVIALSVIMRQRSKQQDTFAGKVLAALRNGFGGHEIQYTKK; this is encoded by the coding sequence ATGATTGGATTAATTGGCTTAGGAAAAATGGGCTTAAATTTAATTAAAAATATGGCAAAACAACAATTAGACCCTGTTGGTTTTGACATTGATCAAAAAACTTACCCAAAGTTAACACAAGCAAATATCAAAACTGCAAGTAGTTTAGTTAGGTTAATTGAAATCTTACCAAAACCCAGAACAGTAATGCTATTACTGCCAAGTGGTGCAATAACTCAAAATTGTTTTGAAGAATTATTAACTTTATTAGAACCTGGAGATGTAATTATTGATGCAGGAAATTCACACTATCAAGATTCAATAAAACGTTACCAAGCAGCACAAACTAAAAAAATTGATTTTATGGATTGTGGAACTAGTGGTGGTCAAAGTGGAGCTTTAAATGGAGCTTGTCTTATGGTTGGAGGAGACTTAAAAGTCGTCCAAAAATATGAAGAAATCTTTAAAAAACTTGCAGTTACCAATGGTTATTTGCATACTGGTGCAGCAGGAAGTGGACATTATTGTAAAATGATTCATAATGGAATTGAGTATGGAATGATGCAAGCAATTGCAGAAGGGTATGAATTATTACAAAACTCAGAATTTGATTTTGATCTAGCACAAGTTAGCAAAATGTGAAACCATGGGAGTGTCATTAGAAGTTGATTAATTGAATTAGCTCAAGCAGCCTTTGAAAATAACAATGCTTTAGACAACATCAGCGGTGTTGTTAATATGAATGGTGAAGGACTTTGAACTGTTGAAGAAGCTATGAAACAAGGAACTCCTGCTCCAGTAATTGCTTTATCAGTAATTATGAGACAAAGAAGCAAGCAACAAGACACCTTTGCTGGTAAGGTTTTAGCGGCTTTAAGAAATGGCTTTGGTGGACATGAAATTCAGTATACCAAAAAGTAA
- a CDS encoding PTS sugar transporter subunit IIA, with amino-acid sequence MKISQENVLVDLNFANKNEVLNFIGAEFSKRNWTKPEYTQSLINRDQADSVAIGSYLALVHGQQQDCDLILQEGVLVIRLANSLQWDQQVVKWVIGLALKGDNQLEFLQNIAIAFSDEADALKVYQENTSVKQICDYFNNLDFE; translated from the coding sequence TTGAAAATTTCACAAGAAAATGTTTTAGTAGATTTAAATTTTGCCAATAAAAATGAAGTTTTAAACTTTATTGGAGCAGAGTTTAGTAAAAGAAATTGAACAAAACCAGAGTACACACAGTCTTTAATAAATAGAGACCAAGCAGATAGTGTTGCAATTGGCAGTTACTTAGCTTTGGTGCATGGTCAACAACAAGACTGTGACTTAATTTTACAAGAAGGAGTTTTAGTGATTCGACTTGCCAACTCCTTACAATGAGATCAACAGGTTGTTAAATGAGTGATTGGTTTAGCATTAAAAGGTGATAACCAATTAGAGTTTTTACAAAACATTGCAATAGCATTTAGTGATGAAGCTGATGCTTTAAAAGTATATCAAGAAAATACTAGTGTAAAGCAAATTTGTGATTATTTTAACAATTTAGACTTTGAATAG